One stretch of Streptomyces hygroscopicus DNA includes these proteins:
- a CDS encoding MFS transporter translates to MCELSHRRRMLVLAICCMSLLLVSLDNTVLNVALPSIRSDLHASVSGMQWTIDAYTLVLAALLMLSGSTADRVGRKRTFQTGLVIFTLGSGLCSLAPNLETLVIFRMVQAIGGSMLNPVAMSIITNVFTEPRERARAIGVWGGVVGISMAAGPIVGGVLVESVGWRSIFWINLPVGIAALLLTARYVPESRAPKPRRADPIGQLLVVAVLGTITYAIIEAPDLGWDSPLIVTFVAIAAVGLIALIRYELRRAEPLIDVRFFHSAPFSGATVVAVCAFAALGGYLFMNTLYLQDVRGLDALHAGLWMLPMAFMCFVCAPLSGRLVGARGPRPSMLVAGVAITASGVMFAVFDVQTTDIGLLLGYAMFGLGFGMVNAPITNTAVSGMPRSQAGVAAAVASTSRQVGQSLGVAVIGAVLAAGAASAAAGQMGHAASPAATAAFVDAARPAWWIITGCGAVILLLGIVTTGRWAEKTTRRAAALLEESAPAGRAAANAKA, encoded by the coding sequence AACACCGTCCTCAACGTCGCCCTGCCCTCGATCCGAAGCGATCTGCACGCATCCGTCTCCGGGATGCAGTGGACGATCGACGCGTACACCCTGGTCCTCGCCGCGCTTTTGATGCTCTCGGGGTCGACGGCCGACCGGGTGGGACGCAAGCGCACCTTCCAGACCGGGCTGGTGATCTTCACCCTCGGGTCGGGGCTGTGCAGCCTCGCGCCCAACCTGGAGACGCTGGTCATCTTCCGCATGGTGCAGGCGATCGGCGGTTCGATGCTGAACCCCGTCGCCATGTCGATCATCACCAATGTCTTCACCGAGCCCAGGGAGCGGGCCCGCGCGATCGGGGTCTGGGGCGGGGTCGTCGGCATCAGCATGGCGGCCGGGCCGATCGTGGGCGGAGTGCTGGTGGAGTCCGTCGGCTGGCGCTCGATCTTCTGGATAAACCTTCCGGTCGGGATCGCGGCGCTGCTCCTCACCGCCCGCTACGTACCGGAGTCGCGTGCCCCCAAGCCGCGCCGGGCCGACCCCATCGGCCAGTTGCTCGTCGTCGCGGTGCTGGGCACCATCACCTACGCGATCATCGAGGCGCCCGACCTCGGCTGGGACTCGCCGCTCATCGTGACCTTCGTGGCCATCGCCGCCGTGGGGCTCATCGCGCTGATCCGCTACGAGCTGCGGCGTGCGGAACCGCTGATCGATGTGCGGTTCTTCCACAGCGCGCCATTCAGCGGGGCGACGGTCGTCGCGGTGTGCGCCTTCGCGGCGCTCGGCGGCTATCTCTTCATGAACACGCTCTATCTGCAGGACGTGCGAGGGCTCGACGCGCTGCACGCCGGGCTGTGGATGCTGCCCATGGCGTTCATGTGCTTCGTCTGCGCACCGCTGTCCGGACGGCTGGTGGGCGCCCGCGGGCCCCGCCCGTCGATGCTGGTGGCCGGGGTGGCCATAACGGCCAGCGGGGTGATGTTCGCCGTTTTCGACGTCCAGACGACCGATATCGGGCTGCTGCTCGGCTATGCGATGTTCGGCCTCGGCTTCGGCATGGTCAACGCGCCCATCACCAACACGGCGGTCTCCGGGATGCCCCGCTCCCAGGCCGGAGTCGCCGCGGCCGTCGCCTCCACCAGCCGCCAGGTGGGCCAGTCGCTCGGTGTCGCGGTCATCGGCGCGGTGCTGGCGGCGGGCGCCGCCTCGGCGGCGGCGGGCCAGATGGGGCACGCCGCCTCGCCCGCGGCCACTGCCGCGTTCGTGGACGCCGCCCGTCCGGCCTGGTGGATCATCACCGGATGCGGTGCCGTCATCCTGCTGCTGGGGATCGTGACCACGGGTCGCTGGGCCGAGAAGACGACCCGGCGCGCGGCCGCGCTGCTCGAAGAGAGCGCGCCGGCGGGACGGGCAGCGGCGAACGCGAAGGCGTAG